The following is a genomic window from Sulfitobacter pontiacus.
GCCGCGTGGTCGAAGGCTATCTGGCGAATGGCGATCCCGTGGGGTCGCGCACGCTGACCCGGGATTTCAGCGAAAAGGTCAGCGCGGCGACGATCCGTAATGTGATGCAGGATCTTGAATATATGGGCCTGCTCGGCAGCCCCCATGTCAGCGCGGGTCGTATCCCGACGCAGATGGGCCTGCGCATGTTCGTCGACGGCATGATCGAGATCGGCGATCCAACCGAGACGGACCGTGAAAAGATCGACGCGACCGTTGGCAGCAACAACGCCGATGTCAGCGGCATTCTTGATCGGGTGGGGTCGGCGCTGTCCGGCGTGACCCAGGGTGCCTCGCTTGTGCTGACGCCCAAACACGAGGCGCCGATCAAGCATATCGAATTTGTTTCACTGTCTCACGATAGAGCGCTGGTCGTTCTGGTCTTTTCCGACGGTCACGTGGAGAACCGGTTGTTCACACCGCCGCCGGGCCAGACCCCCAGCAGCATGCGTGAAGCCGCGAATTTCCTGAATGCGCTGGTCGAGGGGAAAACCATCTCGGAATTGCAGCGCACCATCGCGCATGAGATCAGCCAGCGGCGCCAACAGATCGACGTTCTGGCGCAGCAGCTTGTCGAAAGCGGTCTAGCGCTGTGGCAGGGCGAAGGGGAATCCCCCGAGCGGTTGATCGTGCGCGGACGGTCGAATCTGATCAACACCGAAGGCGAGGCCGAGAACGTCGAATTGATCCGCCAGCTGTTTGACGACCTTGAACGCAAGCGGGACATCGCGGAATTCCTCGAATTGGCCGACGCGGGCGACGGTGTGCGCATTTTTATTGGTTCTGAGAATAAACTTTTTTCACTTTCGGGTTCCTCTCTGGTCGTTTCCCCTTATATGAACGCTGATCGTAAGGTGATCGGGGCAGTCGGTGTGATCGGCCCCACGCGCCTTAATTATGGACGTATCGTGCCGATTGTGAATTACACGGCGCAGCTGGTTGGAAAGCTGATTTCGAACCGCAGCTAGAGGTGAATTATGGCAGAGCCGAAAGAGAACGAATTTCTGGATGATATCGATGACGCAGAGGCCGAAGCCTATGCCGACGAGATGTCCGAGATTGACGACGAAGCGCTGGAACTGGACGAATTGCGTGCCGAGCGTGACCAGCTGAAAGACCGTTTCATGCGGGCCCTGGCCGACGCAGAGAACGCGCGCAAACGGTCTGACAAGGACCGTCGCGAGGCGGAAAACTATGGCGGGTCGAAACTGGCGCGCGACATGCTGCCGGTCTACGACAATATGAAACGCGCCCTGGAAGCCGCTACAGAAGAGCAGCGCACCATTTCCGGCCCATTGCTGGAAGGGATCGAACTGACGATGCGCGAGTTGCTGAGCGTGTTCAAGAAGCACGGCATCGAAGTCATCTCGCCAGCAGTGGGTGACAAGTTCGATCCGCAGCATCATCAGGCGATGTTCGAGGCGCCCGTGCCAGATACCAAAGCAGGCGATATCATCCAGGTCGCCGCCGAAGGTTTCATGTTGCACGACCGTCTGCTGCGTCCGGCGCAGGTCGGCGTTTCCTCTACCCCCGCAGGGTAAACGCTCGGGATAGAGCGGCCCTTCGGGGAGGATTTAACACCATTTGGAAGCGAGGGAGGCGGTCAGTTTTTGGCCGCCTCTTTCAATTTATAGAGCAGGTCGAGCGCTTCACGTGGAGAGAGCTCGTCGGGGATAATCTCGGCCAGCGTTTCTTCGAGCTTGGAGCTTTGTTTGGGTTGGGGCGCAGGTGCCGGTGCCACGGCAAACAGGGGCAGGTCGTCGATCAGGGTTTTCTGCGTCGCGCCGCCTTCGCGTTCGCCCTTTTCCAACGCTTCAAGCACGACGCGTGCGCGCGCGATGACGGAAGGCGGCAGGCCGGCCAATTGCGCGACCTGCACACCGTAGGACCGATCGGCGGCGCCTTTGCGGACCTCGTGCAGGAAGATCACCTCTCCGTCCCATTCCTTGACCGCGACGGTGGCGTTATCGACCCCGCCCAGCTTGTTCGAAAGCGCGGTCATTTCATGGTAGTGTGTGGCGAACAATGCGCGAGAGCGGTTGATATCGTGCAGATGTTCCAGCGTGGCCCAGGCGATGGACAAGCCGTCATAGGTCGCCGTGCCGCGCCCGATTTCATCCAGGATCACAAGCGCACGGTCATCCGCCTGATTGAGGATTGCGGCGGTTTCGACCATTTCGACCATAAACGTGGAACGGCCCCGTGCCAGATCGTCAGAGGCGCCGACCCGGCTGAAAATCTGGCTGATCAGGCCGATGTGCGCGCTGGCGGCAGGCACGTAGCTGCCCATTTGCGCCATCAGGGCGATGATCGCATTCTGCCGCAGGAAGGTCGATTTACCCGCCATGTTAGGGCCGGTCAGCAGCCAGATATTCGCGTTGTCGCCATCGGCCGACAGGGTGCAATCATTGGCGATAAAGGGGCTGCCGGATTGCTGGGCCAAGGCGCGTTCCACGACCGGATGGCGGCCCCCCTGAATGTCGAAGGCACGTGAATTATCGACGCGGGGTTTCACCCAGTTCTCGGACTGCGCCAGATCGGCCAGACCGGTGGCCAGATCAATCTCGGCCAATCCAGCCGAGGCGACACCGATCGGGCCGGAGTGATCCAGAATCGCGCGTTTCAACGTTTCATAGAGCCGCTTTTCAATCTCCAGCGCGTGGTTGCCCGCGTTGAGGATCTTTGTCTCCATCTCGGACAGGTCCACGGTTGTGAAACGGACCTGATTGGCGGTGGTCTGACGGTGGATAAAGGTATCGGACAGCGGCGCCGACAGCATTTTCTCGGCGTGGGTCGCTGTGACTTCGGCGAAATACCCAAGCACGTTGTTGTGTTTGATCTTCAACGTCGAGATACCGGTGAGCGTGATGAAATCCTGCTGCATCTGGGCAATGACGCTGCGGCCTTCGTCCCGCAGGGTGCGCACCTCGTCCAGCTCGGCGTCATACCCCGGCGCGATAAAGCCGCCGTCGCGGGCCAGCAGGGATGGTTCGGCGATCAGCGCATCGTCGAGCAGATCAATCAGGCTGTCATGGCCGGTAAGCCCTTTGGCAGCCTGGGCCAGCAGATCGGGCAGGGCGGCGGTTTGCATCTTGTCGGCCAGATGGCTGGCTTCGGTCAGGCCGTTGCGGATGGCGGCAAGGTCACGGGGGCCGCCACGGTCCAGCGACAGGCGCGACAGGGCGCGGTCCAGATCAGGGACGTTGCGCAGATGCTGGCGGATGTCATTGCGGATCGACGGTGTGTCATAGGCAAAGCTGATCGCGTCCAGACGGGATTGAATCGTCTCTAACACCCGGGAAGGTGATGAAATGCGCCGTTCCAGCAGCCGGGCGCCACCGGCGGTCACCGTCTTGTCCATAACGGACAACAGCGTGCCGGCGCGACCACCGGTCAGCGCATGTGTCAGTTCAAGATTGCGACGTGTGGCAGCGTCGATCTGCACGCTGCGGGCCTCGGCCTCTTTCTGCGGCGGGCGCAGGAGGGGGAGTTTGCCCTTCTGTGTAATCTCGAGATAGTCGATGATCGCGCCCATGGCCGAGAAATCGGCGCGTTCAAAGCTGCCGAAGGCGTCGAGCGACCCGATGCCGAACAGATCGCAGACCCGTTTTT
Proteins encoded in this region:
- the hrcA gene encoding heat-inducible transcriptional repressor HrcA; translated protein: MNDRSREVFRRVVEGYLANGDPVGSRTLTRDFSEKVSAATIRNVMQDLEYMGLLGSPHVSAGRIPTQMGLRMFVDGMIEIGDPTETDREKIDATVGSNNADVSGILDRVGSALSGVTQGASLVLTPKHEAPIKHIEFVSLSHDRALVVLVFSDGHVENRLFTPPPGQTPSSMREAANFLNALVEGKTISELQRTIAHEISQRRQQIDVLAQQLVESGLALWQGEGESPERLIVRGRSNLINTEGEAENVELIRQLFDDLERKRDIAEFLELADAGDGVRIFIGSENKLFSLSGSSLVVSPYMNADRKVIGAVGVIGPTRLNYGRIVPIVNYTAQLVGKLISNRS
- a CDS encoding nucleotide exchange factor GrpE yields the protein MAEPKENEFLDDIDDAEAEAYADEMSEIDDEALELDELRAERDQLKDRFMRALADAENARKRSDKDRREAENYGGSKLARDMLPVYDNMKRALEAATEEQRTISGPLLEGIELTMRELLSVFKKHGIEVISPAVGDKFDPQHHQAMFEAPVPDTKAGDIIQVAAEGFMLHDRLLRPAQVGVSSTPAG
- the mutS gene encoding DNA mismatch repair protein MutS, with the translated sequence MMAQYLELKSQYAEALLFYRMGDFYEMFFDDAVAAAEALDIALTKRGKHGGEDIPMCGVPVHAAEGYLLTLIRKGFRVAVCEQMESPAEAKKRGYKSVVKRDVVRLVTPGTLTEESLLEARRHNYLAAFAEVRDGHALAWVDISTGAFHVMPLTLSRLGPELARLSPSELIVSEAKEADLRELVSDFDIALTPIARSAFDSSSAEKRVCDLFGIGSLDAFGSFERADFSAMGAIIDYLEITQKGKLPLLRPPQKEAEARSVQIDAATRRNLELTHALTGGRAGTLLSVMDKTVTAGGARLLERRISSPSRVLETIQSRLDAISFAYDTPSIRNDIRQHLRNVPDLDRALSRLSLDRGGPRDLAAIRNGLTEASHLADKMQTAALPDLLAQAAKGLTGHDSLIDLLDDALIAEPSLLARDGGFIAPGYDAELDEVRTLRDEGRSVIAQMQQDFITLTGISTLKIKHNNVLGYFAEVTATHAEKMLSAPLSDTFIHRQTTANQVRFTTVDLSEMETKILNAGNHALEIEKRLYETLKRAILDHSGPIGVASAGLAEIDLATGLADLAQSENWVKPRVDNSRAFDIQGGRHPVVERALAQQSGSPFIANDCTLSADGDNANIWLLTGPNMAGKSTFLRQNAIIALMAQMGSYVPAASAHIGLISQIFSRVGASDDLARGRSTFMVEMVETAAILNQADDRALVILDEIGRGTATYDGLSIAWATLEHLHDINRSRALFATHYHEMTALSNKLGGVDNATVAVKEWDGEVIFLHEVRKGAADRSYGVQVAQLAGLPPSVIARARVVLEALEKGEREGGATQKTLIDDLPLFAVAPAPAPQPKQSSKLEETLAEIIPDELSPREALDLLYKLKEAAKN